The Candidatus Caldatribacterium sp. genome has a window encoding:
- a CDS encoding glycoside hydrolase family 127 protein, protein MSQAFVVDTRKSKYARLQPVAVNSVRFTEGGFFTDRLRLMGEVTLPLQYQIMEETGRMDNFRIAAGKLSGEFTGFCFNDTDVYKWIEAVSYFLATTKNGELEKLVDKVIEEVKLAQDEDGYLDTYFTFSRKPDRFTNLKDMHELYCAGHLFQAAIAHHRVTGKESLLEVAIRFADHIASVFGPRRKKGVPGHPEVEMALVELYRETGDRKYLELAKFFIDERGKGLVGGDTYHIDHKPFRELDEIVGHAVRSLYLTCGATDLYMETGDKALWSALERLWNDLVNRKMYVTGGAGARHEGEAFGDPYELPNETAYAETCAAIANFMWNYRMFLASGEGRFVDLMELALYNGILSGISIDGKEYFYVNPLADRGSHRRQRWFACACCPPNLARTITALPGYLYAVSPEGVWVNLYASNIAEIEVNGSLVRIVERTEYPWKGLIEFAISGNSTFSLFLRKPGWCKEFSLKVNGERIEVPLEKGYLVVRREWREGDTVTLELGMQPEFLESHPYVSENIGKVAIRRGPIVYCVEGEDNPGVDIWNLEVLKDEALQEEYKDILGGIVIIKGKGYVNNPSSWKSLYLPVQEAARLKKEVGFAAIPYYAWANRTPGPMAVWVWGR, encoded by the coding sequence ATGTCTCAGGCGTTTGTAGTCGACACGAGGAAGAGTAAGTACGCTCGGTTGCAACCTGTGGCCGTTAACTCTGTGCGTTTCACCGAAGGGGGGTTCTTTACCGACCGATTGCGACTCATGGGTGAGGTCACCCTCCCCTTGCAGTACCAGATTATGGAAGAGACGGGGAGAATGGATAACTTCAGAATTGCTGCGGGGAAACTCTCTGGGGAATTCACGGGTTTCTGCTTCAACGATACCGATGTGTACAAGTGGATTGAAGCAGTGTCGTACTTTCTCGCTACCACCAAGAATGGAGAACTCGAAAAGCTCGTTGACAAAGTCATCGAAGAGGTGAAACTTGCCCAGGACGAAGATGGGTACCTCGACACCTATTTCACCTTTTCTCGAAAGCCAGACCGCTTCACCAACCTCAAGGACATGCATGAGCTCTACTGCGCCGGGCATCTCTTCCAGGCTGCCATTGCCCACCACAGAGTTACGGGGAAAGAAAGCCTCCTCGAAGTGGCCATCCGCTTTGCTGACCACATCGCCAGTGTGTTTGGGCCCCGGAGGAAGAAAGGAGTTCCCGGACACCCCGAGGTGGAAATGGCCCTTGTGGAGCTCTACCGGGAAACGGGTGACCGAAAGTACTTAGAGCTTGCGAAGTTCTTCATAGATGAGAGGGGAAAGGGCCTGGTCGGTGGTGATACATACCACATCGACCACAAACCGTTCAGGGAATTGGACGAAATTGTGGGTCACGCGGTGCGGTCGCTGTACCTCACCTGTGGTGCTACGGACCTCTACATGGAGACGGGAGACAAGGCCCTATGGAGTGCCTTGGAGAGGCTCTGGAATGACCTCGTCAACCGGAAAATGTACGTGACCGGGGGAGCAGGAGCAAGGCATGAGGGGGAGGCTTTCGGGGATCCTTACGAGCTTCCCAATGAGACTGCTTACGCGGAGACTTGTGCAGCCATCGCCAACTTCATGTGGAACTACCGGATGTTCCTTGCTTCCGGAGAGGGAAGATTCGTCGACCTCATGGAGCTCGCACTCTACAACGGAATCCTCTCGGGAATCTCCATAGATGGGAAGGAGTACTTCTACGTGAACCCTCTGGCAGACCGAGGCAGCCACCGAAGGCAGAGGTGGTTTGCCTGTGCCTGTTGTCCGCCGAATTTGGCAAGGACTATTACCGCTCTTCCCGGGTACCTCTACGCGGTTTCTCCCGAAGGCGTGTGGGTCAACCTGTACGCGAGCAACATCGCCGAAATCGAGGTCAATGGTTCCCTGGTACGGATTGTGGAGCGGACGGAATACCCCTGGAAAGGACTGATAGAGTTTGCCATTTCTGGGAATTCTACTTTCTCCCTTTTCCTGAGGAAACCAGGATGGTGCAAAGAGTTCTCCCTGAAGGTGAACGGTGAGAGGATCGAGGTTCCTCTCGAGAAGGGATATCTCGTTGTGCGCCGAGAGTGGCGCGAGGGTGATACGGTAACCTTGGAACTTGGGATGCAACCGGAATTCCTTGAGAGCCACCCATACGTGAGCGAGAACATTGGAAAGGTTGCCATCCGTAGGGGACCCATTGTGTACTGTGTGGAAGGAGAGGACAACCCAGGAGTAGACATCTGGAATTTGGAAGTCCTCAAGGATGAAGCTTTGCAAGAGGAGTACAAGGATATCC
- a CDS encoding FadR family transcriptional regulator: protein MRPINRVKLTESIIEAIVEYASSSNLKVGDRLPSERELASALRVSRPLLREALRKMESLNLVEVLPGRGIFIKTPLKNNMSYLVLHIDGEKKKTLEVLKIRRALEKLAVDEALRNITEKEVEELEKRLNLLEEKQRRGEDSREENWAFHEVIYRLANNELLSSILEGLKEFHLFFEDPCTCPSFAERTFFFHRELFQCIARRDPEKAHALIDKLLDMVENEVKRST from the coding sequence GATCAACCGAGTGAAACTCACAGAAAGCATCATAGAGGCGATTGTCGAGTACGCCTCCTCGAGCAACCTGAAGGTGGGGGACCGACTCCCCTCAGAGAGAGAACTGGCAAGTGCTCTACGGGTCAGTCGCCCTCTCCTCAGAGAGGCCCTGAGAAAAATGGAGAGCCTGAACCTCGTTGAGGTCCTGCCCGGAAGGGGCATATTCATCAAGACACCCCTCAAGAACAACATGTCCTACCTGGTCCTCCACATCGATGGGGAGAAGAAGAAAACCTTGGAAGTTCTCAAAATCAGGAGGGCCCTTGAGAAATTGGCAGTGGATGAAGCCCTGCGGAACATCACTGAGAAGGAAGTTGAGGAGCTGGAGAAGAGGCTCAATCTCCTCGAGGAGAAACAGCGGCGGGGCGAGGACAGTCGAGAGGAGAACTGGGCATTCCACGAGGTCATTTACCGCCTGGCCAACAACGAGCTTCTGTCCAGTATCCTCGAAGGGCTCAAGGAATTCCATCTCTTCTTCGAAGACCCTTGCACCTGCCCCTCTTTTGCCGAGAGAACTTTCTTCTTCCATCGGGAGCTCTTCCAATGCATAGCCCGGAGAGACCCTGAGAAAGCTCATGCCTTGATAGACAAGCTCCTCGATATGGTGGAGAACGAGGTGAAAAGGAGCACGTAG